One region of Eupeodes corollae chromosome 1, idEupCoro1.1, whole genome shotgun sequence genomic DNA includes:
- the LOC129940812 gene encoding tubby-related protein 4 isoform X3, translating into MHLHFERNVTTKCDCTILSLSWMGKVPDDIPEDEGWKLNRTNYYQEGWLATGNIRGIVGVTFTTSHCRKNVEYPLRTNYNLRGHRSDVILVKWNEPYQKLASCDSSGIIFVWIKYEGRWSIELINDRNTPVTHFSWSHDGRMALICYQDGFVLVGSVAGQRYWSSMLNLESTITCGIWTPDDQQVYFGTTQGQIIVMDVHGAMVSQVQLCNDVGITAMSWSCEKFKMEEGEEAEPGVVNASKRTFVLAVSFQNGYIYLLKSFDDVSPAHINTGLNGSLGLVMEWSNSRELLAVAGTHNSEHTTVDTQGSPIFINILKFYTESGNLLYTTRIPNTGTAVSALTWGHNDKRLFIATGTQVHIAWVSRRVASLQLLCRLQIQASIGTELTLPLLPLPSRIKSLIGNLFAQTIRCCVPDLKCLREFVARPPICSTRLHCTMIRHDDDTNISSGNCYTLYLEYLGGLVPLLKGKRTSKIRPEFVIFDPQVDDSSMYSHYSSDTKSSSGSGSHQSATGFSGRTDSSDSEYEERFRGSPRTPRKRKTRSKKRNVNMSETRVNGAESETLDELAYIDTLPEEVKLVEVTSNIWGTKFKIHGLAKTVPANLGQVTYKTSLLHLQPRQMTLVITELRDDYPPGPDPTFNPNVFSEDEDDSATVEPSTDDKSDAKFVVPRRINDNSPPIAPMTPRPNRIVTKRRNSRPSTTSVGMSPLARAESYDDDSSNESLDSGSNNLASKNFSAQPSGTNNTNNNKHIRPKQIDTSFGSVIAGGRAGTSFSGFKTQNNRPSSNSSCQSRHAISPLCCEGSVPTLQSPKNAVAPSDIIFERPPASGQTTLMSYSSNNDYSNNVAHVKNALMPEMTRSPNSHVNPVPLNLNLNLERIDPRIRERSVTSSKKKDLLFIDEDSQSPVAASAPVSTELRMKRTPTVISIAPELPDSITRSCSVGYLDSVEIIPSDEALSALRKEAPNKRLILVDNKKTTRRRKNNNGYFRKPKLNQCGKSKSLDSCIILPSPNEKSGTRNDKTTPKFKDISEGHPLNFNSEDSDRGIKFKVEENCLEDIYSDSMFEEEDESVKTTTKNPKANRQLFDAFCQQQQQQNRKGDAIKKKTEVLTSFTDSPLFTRKHRFGNRFYRNQKENETDSPSLRRKADNGFNFVKQLSEVRWKRKETHSTSNNQTENSASSNNTQVEATPVESKTSVSLHTQALTTLENIISRLRDLDEGRLTPPSSPQRLPRSSPASPAVSKKAKRYQSSSPIRNILNSPLLNRRQRKKQIIESSDDESNFTNASGEENVTYNKQYRDLETFQKAQLRQKLKRGKIEPNGSSACFSPAPLRREFVMHNKAPMWNEMSQVYQLDFGGRVTQESAKNFQIEFRGKQVMQFGRIDGNAYTLDFQYPFSAVQAFAVALANVTQRLK; encoded by the exons ATGCATCTGCATTTTGAACGTAACGTTACTACAAAATGCGATTGCACAATTTTGTCCTTGTCATGGATGGGAAAAGTACCTGATGACATACCGGAG gatGAAGGATGGAAACTAAACAGAACAAATTATTACCAAGAAGGTTGGCTGGCCACAGGAAATATACGCGGCATTGTTGGGGTGACCTTCACAACGTCACACTGCAGAAAAAATGTCGAATATCCCTTACGAACGAACTACAACCTGCGAGGACATAGATCGGATGTTATACTAGTGAAATGGAACGAACCCTATCAAAAGCTTGCATCATGTGACAGCTCAGgaattatatttgtttggatCAAGTACGAGGGTCGATGGTCAATAGAGTTGATCAACGATCGTAACACTCCAGTTACACATTTCTCTTGGTCGCATGATGGTCGGATGGCTTTGATCTGCTATCAAGATGGCTTCGTTTTGGTGGGCTCGGTTGCAGGTCAGAGATATTGGTCATCAATGCTTAATTTAGAGTCAACAATTACATGCGGGATATGGACACCAGATGATCAGCAAGTTTACTTCGGAACAACCCAAGGCCAGATAATAGTGATGGACGTCCATGGTGCAATGGTGTCACAGGTTCAACTGTGCAATGACGTTGGAATAACGGCAATGTCATGGTCatgtgaaaaattcaaaatggagGAAGGTGAAGAAGCTGAACCGGGCGTAGTGAATGCTT CCAAACGAACTTTCGTTTTGGCAGTTAGTTTTCAAAATGGATACATTTATTTGCTGAAATCCTTTGATGACGTGTCACCCGCTCATATCAATACTGGTTTAAATGGATCTCTTGGGTTAGTAATGGAATGGAGCAATTCTCGTGAACTGCTAGCTGTGGCCGGCACACACAATTCCGAACATACAACAGTCGATACTCAGGGCTCaccgatttttataaatattttgaaattttataccGAGAGTGGAAATCTTTTATACACCACGAGAATACCAAACACTGGAACCGCTGTTTCGGCACTTACTTGGGGTCACAATGATAAACGGTTATTTATTGCGACAGGGACCCAAGTTCACATTGCTTGGGTCTCAAGGAGGGTTGCATCCTTACAGTTATTGTGCCGATTACAAATTCAAGCGAGCATTGGTACTGAATTGACATTGCCACTATTGCCTTTGCCATCGAGGATCAAATCTTTGATTGGGAATCTGTTTGCTCAAACCATACGG tgcTGCGTACCTGACCTGAAATGCTTAAGAGAATTTGTGGCACGGCCACCGATTTGTTCAACAAGGCTGCATTGTACTATGATCAGACACGATGATGATACCAATATAAGCTCTGGAAATTGTTATACATTATATCTGGAGTATTTAGGAGGACTTGTGCCTTTACTCAAAGGAAAGAGAACTTCAAAAATCCGACCGGAGTTCGTCATTTTCGATCCCCAAGTAGACG acTCTTCAATGTACTCGCATTATTCTTCGGACACAAAAAGCTCATCTGGTTCCGGTTCTCACCAGTCTGCAACAGGTTTTAGTGGACGAACTGATTCGTCTGACAGTGAATATGAAGAACGCTTTAGAGGTTCCCCTCGAACTCCAAGAAAACGGAAAACACGATCCAAAAAACGCAATGTTAATATGTCTGAGACAAGAGTGAATGGAGCTGAATCCGAAACACTAGATGAATTGGCATATATTGATACCCTTCCAGAG GAAGTAAAGTTGGTGGAAGTAACTTCAAACATTTGGGGaactaaattcaaaattcatggACTTGCGAAAACCGTCCCAGCCAATTTAGGCCAAGTAACATACAAAACGTCCTTACTTCATCTGCAACCACGACAGATGACTTTGGTAATAACAGAGCTCCGAGATGATTATCCACCAGGTCCAGATCCGACATTCAATCCAAATGTATTTTCTGAGGATGAAGATGATTCAGCTACGGTAGAACCAAGCACAGATGATAAAAGCGATGCAAAATTTGTTGTCCCTCGTCGAATAAATGATAACTCTCCGCCAATCGCCCCTATGACCCCGCGTCCAAATCGCATAGTTACAAAGCGTAGAAACTCTCGTCCAAGTACCACCAGCGTTGGAATGAGTCCATTAGCAAGAGCCGAATCGTATGATGATGACTCTTCGAATGAGTCACTAGATTCGGGTAGTAATAATTTAGCGAGCAAGAATTTCAGCGCTCAACCCTCAGGgacaaacaatacaaacaacaacaagcACATACGGCCCAAACAAATTGACACATCTTTCGGTAGTGTGATAGCGGGGGGTCGTGCTGGAACATCGTTTTCTGGCTTTAAAACCCAAAATAATCGACCATCATCCAATAGTTCTTGTCAATCGCGACACGCCATATCACCACTGTGCTGTGAGGGATCTGTTCCGACCCTGCAATCACCAAAAAACGCCGTCGCCCCCAGCGACATAATATTTGAGAGACCACCAGCTTCTGGTCAAACAACTCTTATGAGCTATTCCAGCAACAATGATTATTCAAACAATGTTGCACATGTAAAAAATGCCTTAATGCCCGAAATGACACGTAGCCCCAATTCGCACGTTAATCCAGTTCCGCTCAATTTAAATCTGAATTTGGAACGAATTGACCCTAGAATAAGAGAACGGTCCGTGACTTCTTCGAAGAAAAAAGATCTTCTATTTATTGATGAAGATTCTCAATCACCTGTAGCGGCAAGTGCGCCTGTGTCAACAGAATTACGCATGAAGAGGACTCCAACAGTTATTTCGATTGCTCCCGAGCTGCCTGATTCTATAACCAGAAGCTGTAGTGTTGGATATTTAGATTCAGTGGAAATAATTCCATCTGATGAGGCTCTGTCCGCTTTGCGCAAAGAAGCTCCAAACAAACGTTTAATTTTAGTTGATAACAAGAAAACAACTCgcagaagaaaaaataacaatggg TATTTCCGAAAGCCGAAACTTAACCAGTGTGGTAAATCTAAGAGCTTGGATTCGTGTATTATTCTTCCGTCACCAAATGAGAAGAGCGGCACGAGAAATGATAAAACTACGCCAAAATTCAAAGATATTTCAGAAGGTCATCctcttaattttaattctgaAGATAGCGATAGaggaattaaattcaaagttgaagAAAATTGTCTCGAAGATATTTACAGCGATAGTATGTTCGAAGAAGAAGACGAGAGTGttaagacaacaacaaaaaatccaaaagcaAATCGGCAGCTTTTTGACGCTTTttgtcaacaacaacaacaacaaaaccgtAAAGGTGATGCAATCAAAAAGAAGACTGAAGTATTAACCAGCTTTACGGATAGCCCGCTTTTTACCAGAAAACATCGCTTTGGTAATCGATTCTATAGAAATCAGAAAGAAAATGAAACTGACTCGCCATCGTTACGACGCAAGGCAGacaatggttttaattttgtaaaacaactaTCTGAAGTACGCTGGAAGCGAAAGGAAACGCATAGTACGAGTAACAATCAGACGGAAAATTCTGCAAGTAGTAATAATACTCAAGTAGAAGCCACTCCAGTTGAGTCGAAAACATCGGTGTCGTTACACACgcag GCTCTAACCACCCTTGAGAATATAATAAGCAGGCTTCGAGATCTGGATGAAGGAAGGCTTACACCACCATCATCACCTCAACGGCTACCGAGAAGTTCACCAGCGTCGCCAGCAGTTAGTAAAAAGGCTAAACGGTACCAGAGTTCTTCGCCAATTAGAAATATTCTTAATTCGCCACTGCTTAATAGGCGCCAGCGGAAAAAACAGATTATAGAAAGCTCAGACGATGAAAGCAACTTCACCAATGCATCGGGTGAGGAAAACGTGACTTATAACAAACAATATCGTGACCTGGAAACATTTCAAAAGGCACAATTGCGACAAAAG TTGAAACGTGGAAAAATTGAGCCCAATGGAAGTTCTGCCTGCTTTAGTCCTGCTCCATTGCGTCGTGAATTTGTTATGCATAACAAAGCGCCCATGTGGAATGAAATGAGTCAAGTATATCAATTGGATTTTGGAGGACGTGTGACGCAGGAATCTGCCAAAAACTTCCAGATTGAGTTTCGAGGAAAACAG GTAATGCAATTCGGTCGGATAGATGGAAATGCGTATACCCTAGATTTCCAATATCCATTTTCTGCTGTCCAAGCTTTTGCTGTTGCTTTAGCAAATGTAACGCAACGTTTGAAATAA